Proteins encoded together in one Bosea sp. (in: a-proteobacteria) window:
- a CDS encoding enoyl-CoA hydratase-related protein, translated as MNATVADGGRPSGSARVVEDGFVAELVLENGPLNLVTRPLLRAFNRILADLARRQDVRCVIVHGGAAKAFCAGSDIKEFGPVRHDASEQKILFEDMVLRNLARLPMPTIAAIDGPALGGGLEIALSCDIRILRDGVRIGLPECQLGGLAGSGSVRLSRLIGPSRAKQMLFTGEPISSDQALAWGVVNEIARDGSALAAARLMAATICKRGPISNRLAKELADMAGDLPLDAGLLHSTVSQQRIFDSDDLQEGAAAFFGKRAPTFVGR; from the coding sequence ATGAACGCGACCGTAGCGGATGGTGGTCGGCCGAGCGGCTCGGCCAGGGTCGTGGAAGACGGCTTCGTCGCGGAGCTCGTCTTGGAGAATGGGCCGCTCAACCTGGTGACGCGGCCGCTTTTGCGCGCGTTCAATCGCATCCTCGCCGATCTCGCCAGGCGTCAGGATGTGCGCTGCGTGATCGTCCATGGCGGCGCGGCGAAGGCTTTCTGTGCCGGCAGCGACATCAAGGAGTTCGGCCCGGTCCGCCACGACGCGAGCGAGCAGAAAATCCTGTTCGAGGACATGGTCCTGCGCAATCTCGCGCGTCTGCCGATGCCGACGATCGCGGCGATCGATGGCCCGGCGCTGGGCGGCGGGCTCGAGATCGCCTTGTCCTGCGACATCCGGATCCTCAGGGACGGCGTCAGGATCGGCCTGCCGGAATGCCAGCTCGGTGGGCTGGCCGGCAGCGGCTCGGTCAGGTTGTCGCGCCTGATCGGCCCCTCCCGCGCCAAGCAGATGCTGTTCACGGGCGAACCGATCTCCAGTGATCAGGCCCTCGCCTGGGGCGTCGTCAACGAGATCGCGCGGGACGGCAGCGCGCTCGCGGCGGCCCGCCTGATGGCGGCGACGATCTGCAAGCGAGGCCCGATCTCGAACCGGCTGGCCAAGGAATTGGCCGATATGGCCGGGGATCTTCCCCTCGACGCCGGTCTGTTGCATTCGACCGTTTCGCAGCAGCGCATCTTTGATTCGGATGACCTTCAGGAAGGCGCGGCCGCTTTCTTCGGCAAGCGGGCTCCCACCTTCGTTGGCCGCTAA
- a CDS encoding ABC transporter substrate-binding protein: MINRRIFVSGAGALAMPAVLRSITANAQSLEPVTFRFNWSWVGNYAPVVLGFTRGYFKEQGIDLKIGQGKGSGATVRQVGTKNDQFVWADTSALLVGAAQGIPVTGIMVIAYSNLGILWVDGKTRIDSPKDIIGKKISATPGDGNTQMWPAVLAANNIKPDQVEMVFLDGSAAIAALREGRVDVALGGVSDQPVTLRNAGVNAKSMSFADMGVKTLGSGVMAHPDTVKDKPDLCARMVRAVQKSWEAGLKEPQAAVDALTGFAETPLNGNIIKNGLAVFQGLRTGETPTGFINPASMESTLAVLKQYGGVKTDLPATAFYTNQFVKS, translated from the coding sequence ATGATCAATCGTCGTATTTTTGTCAGCGGGGCAGGGGCGTTGGCCATGCCGGCGGTCCTGCGCTCGATTACGGCCAACGCCCAGTCGCTCGAACCCGTCACGTTCCGGTTCAACTGGTCCTGGGTCGGCAATTATGCGCCCGTGGTTCTGGGCTTCACGCGAGGTTATTTCAAGGAGCAGGGAATCGACCTCAAGATCGGCCAGGGCAAGGGCTCGGGCGCGACGGTGCGCCAGGTCGGCACCAAGAACGATCAATTCGTCTGGGCCGATACCTCGGCCTTGCTGGTCGGTGCGGCACAGGGCATTCCCGTCACCGGGATCATGGTCATCGCATACAGCAATCTCGGAATTCTGTGGGTCGATGGCAAGACCAGGATCGACAGCCCCAAGGATATCATCGGGAAAAAGATCTCCGCGACACCCGGAGATGGCAACACGCAGATGTGGCCCGCGGTTCTGGCGGCCAACAACATCAAGCCGGATCAGGTCGAGATGGTTTTTCTGGACGGATCGGCCGCGATCGCGGCGCTGCGCGAAGGCCGCGTCGACGTGGCGCTCGGCGGCGTCTCCGATCAGCCGGTCACGCTTCGCAATGCCGGCGTCAATGCCAAATCGATGTCGTTTGCGGATATGGGCGTGAAGACGCTCGGTTCCGGCGTGATGGCGCATCCCGACACTGTCAAGGACAAGCCCGATCTTTGCGCCAGAATGGTCAGGGCCGTGCAAAAATCCTGGGAAGCCGGGCTGAAGGAGCCCCAGGCCGCTGTCGACGCGCTGACGGGATTCGCCGAGACCCCGCTCAACGGAAACATCATCAAGAATGGTCTTGCGGTCTTTCAGGGGCTGCGGACCGGGGAGACCCCGACCGGCTTCATCAACCCCGCTTCGATGGAATCGACGCTCGCTGTGTTGAAGCAGTATGGCGGGGTCAAGACCGATCTTCCGGCGACGGCCTTCTACACGAACCAGTTCGTCAAGAGCTAG
- a CDS encoding fumarylacetoacetate hydrolase family protein translates to MKLVRFGPLGQERPGAIDADGQLRDLSQIVADIDATAVSPEGLAKLRSVDLKSLPVVHGKVRFGVPVGNVPNLVCIGLNYTDHAEETNAPIPKQPIIFNKHTGALCGPNDQVILPPGSRKLDWEVELAFVIGKTCWHVSEEEALDYVAGYTILNDISEREYQIEWEGQWTKGKSYPTFAPCGPWLVTSDEVADPQKLDLWLDLNGERVQTGTTIRMIFSIRTLVAYLSRFMRLVPGDIVTTGTPPGVGLGMKPNRFMKDGDVMKLGITGLGEQEQLLKAR, encoded by the coding sequence ATGAAACTTGTCCGATTTGGACCCTTGGGCCAGGAACGGCCTGGTGCGATCGATGCGGACGGGCAGCTGAGGGACCTGTCGCAGATCGTTGCGGATATCGACGCGACGGCCGTGAGCCCCGAGGGGCTGGCCAAGCTCCGCAGCGTCGATCTGAAGTCCCTTCCTGTCGTCCACGGCAAGGTGCGGTTCGGCGTTCCGGTCGGAAATGTCCCCAACCTGGTTTGCATCGGCTTGAATTATACCGATCATGCCGAGGAAACGAACGCGCCGATCCCCAAGCAGCCGATCATCTTCAACAAGCATACCGGTGCTCTCTGCGGTCCCAACGATCAGGTGATCTTGCCGCCCGGGTCAAGAAAACTGGATTGGGAGGTCGAGCTTGCCTTTGTCATCGGCAAGACATGCTGGCACGTTTCCGAAGAAGAGGCCCTGGATTACGTTGCTGGTTATACGATACTGAACGATATTTCCGAGCGCGAATATCAAATCGAGTGGGAAGGCCAGTGGACAAAGGGGAAAAGCTACCCGACCTTTGCCCCTTGCGGGCCGTGGCTCGTGACGAGCGACGAGGTCGCGGACCCGCAGAAGCTCGACCTGTGGCTCGATCTGAATGGTGAGCGGGTGCAGACGGGCACCACGATCCGCATGATCTTCAGCATCAGGACGCTGGTCGCCTATTTGAGCCGCTTCATGCGCCTCGTTCCCGGCGACATCGTCACGACCGGGACGCCGCCCGGCGTGGGGCTGGGCATGAAACCCAATCGCTTCATGAAGGACGGCGATGTGATGAAGCTGGGCATCACCGGCCTGGGCGAGCAGGAGCAGCTCCTGAAAGCCCGGTAA
- a CDS encoding MaoC/PaaZ C-terminal domain-containing protein: protein MRFRSPGRTITDADLVGFAGLTGDFSELHTSDVYAQSSQFGRKVAHGMLGLAYAHGLMWARTGELRETAIAFLGIDGWKFVGPVFVGDTIFVDYELAELRDSRSRPTQAIATFEVKVVKQDGSVVQQGRKALLVSKVPLEAVAASTATV, encoded by the coding sequence ATGCGCTTTCGCAGCCCGGGGCGCACGATCACCGATGCGGACCTTGTTGGGTTCGCCGGGCTGACCGGCGACTTCTCCGAGCTCCACACCAGCGATGTCTATGCGCAGAGCAGCCAGTTCGGCCGCAAAGTCGCGCACGGCATGCTCGGCCTCGCTTATGCCCATGGGCTGATGTGGGCGCGGACGGGTGAATTGCGGGAAACCGCCATCGCCTTCCTCGGCATCGATGGCTGGAAGTTCGTCGGTCCCGTCTTCGTCGGCGACACGATCTTCGTCGATTATGAGCTCGCCGAGCTGCGCGACAGCCGCTCCCGGCCGACGCAGGCGATCGCGACCTTCGAGGTCAAGGTCGTCAAGCAGGATGGCTCGGTCGTCCAGCAGGGCCGCAAGGCCCTGCTCGTCTCCAAGGTTCCTTTGGAAGCCGTGGCGGCCTCGACCGCCACTGTCTGA
- a CDS encoding ABC transporter ATP-binding protein has product MPETNKRSSEISFSSIRKVYETADGELVALDDVSFDVGKGEFVAVLGPSGCGKSTLMLLAAGLDPITGGTLKVGGKVVDRPLTDIGIVFQDHALYDWRTILDNIMLQAELRRLPAASMRARALELLERTGLSDFATKLPHELSGGMRQRASICRALVHDPSFLFFDEPFGALDALTREQMRIDLEKLWLERRPTVLFITHGIGEAVALSDRIVIMTARPGKVDTIINIDLPRPRTKDVLQSAAYDEYVEMITDRFISSGVLKY; this is encoded by the coding sequence ATGCCAGAAACCAATAAACGCTCGTCAGAAATTTCCTTCTCATCGATCCGAAAAGTATATGAAACGGCCGATGGCGAGCTCGTCGCGCTGGACGACGTCTCCTTCGATGTCGGAAAGGGAGAGTTCGTCGCGGTCCTGGGGCCGAGCGGCTGCGGCAAGAGCACCCTGATGCTGCTGGCCGCCGGTCTCGATCCGATCACCGGCGGGACGCTGAAGGTCGGCGGCAAGGTCGTCGATCGGCCGCTGACCGACATCGGGATCGTATTCCAGGATCACGCGCTCTACGACTGGCGAACAATTCTCGACAACATCATGCTGCAGGCCGAGCTGCGTCGCTTGCCGGCCGCGTCCATGCGCGCCCGCGCGCTCGAGCTGCTCGAGCGCACCGGATTGTCCGACTTTGCGACGAAGCTCCCTCATGAGCTTTCGGGGGGAATGCGGCAGCGCGCGTCGATTTGCCGGGCGCTCGTGCACGATCCGTCGTTCCTGTTCTTCGACGAGCCGTTTGGTGCTCTCGATGCGCTGACGCGCGAGCAGATGCGGATCGATCTCGAGAAGCTCTGGCTCGAGCGCAGGCCCACCGTGCTGTTCATCACGCACGGCATCGGCGAGGCGGTCGCCCTGTCCGACCGGATCGTGATCATGACGGCGAGACCGGGAAAGGTCGATACGATCATCAATATCGATCTTCCAAGACCAAGAACAAAGGATGTTCTGCAAAGCGCGGCGTACGATGAGTATGTCGAGATGATAACCGATCGCTTTATATCGAGTGGTGTTCTAAAATACTAA
- a CDS encoding FadR/GntR family transcriptional regulator translates to MSESAVDRVLVEIERIIREEGLRVGDGLPTENDIARQLGTSRNTVREAMRTLKAYGIIDARPRLGAVLADNRQMILMKLFAFGLEISEEVFRDIQGFRRLVEQGIVDQIIDRTTIEDIELLNDINDRMAKATDINDAALLDFEFHFQIVSQSGIRTAADIYSVLKPIIVRLLESGKKKREDRRDIAAEHRNIIHALEQRDAIGYIYHVREHLVSGLKYVRRRPLA, encoded by the coding sequence ATGAGTGAATCGGCGGTTGATCGCGTTCTGGTCGAAATCGAGCGCATCATAAGGGAGGAAGGTCTGCGCGTGGGCGACGGGCTGCCCACCGAGAACGATATTGCCAGGCAGCTCGGGACCAGCCGCAACACGGTTCGCGAGGCGATGCGCACGCTGAAGGCGTACGGCATCATCGATGCCCGCCCGCGTCTGGGAGCCGTGCTCGCGGACAACCGGCAGATGATCCTGATGAAGCTCTTTGCCTTCGGGCTGGAGATTTCAGAGGAGGTCTTCAGGGATATTCAGGGCTTCCGGCGGCTCGTCGAACAGGGCATCGTCGACCAGATCATTGATCGCACGACAATTGAAGATATTGAATTGCTTAATGACATCAACGACAGAATGGCAAAAGCCACTGATATCAATGACGCCGCCCTGCTCGATTTCGAATTCCATTTTCAGATCGTATCGCAATCCGGAATCAGAACAGCCGCGGATATATACAGCGTCCTTAAACCGATCATCGTCCGATTGCTTGAATCGGGAAAAAAGAAACGCGAGGACCGTCGGGATATTGCCGCGGAGCATCGGAACATCATCCATGCACTCGAGCAACGTGACGCGATCGGCTACATCTATCACGTCAGGGAGCACCTCGTTTCCGGGCTGAAATATGTCCGCCGCCGGCCATTGGCATAG
- a CDS encoding IclR family transcriptional regulator: MSIIELLVKEEGEMQLGELATKLNLPKSGVHRLLGALIAQGWVEQDAQTSAYRLTMRLTILGQSLYNSTGIPDICQPLLDSLARETQEFVRLAVIDAHALVWVADAQGARGGLMYQPRLTTNTVPLHATASGKSWLAKLPRTQVHELIAQNGGFGEPGQFGPNAVHSFDALFEELERTRERGFGTAFSEAEPGVTAVAAAFRSGTSGPPVGTISVAGPTIRMGEMRVAELSRLVIRCAQDLSAIWPIRRRQRFVRQPTSSAA, translated from the coding sequence TTGTCGATCATCGAGCTCCTCGTGAAGGAGGAAGGCGAGATGCAGCTTGGCGAGCTGGCGACCAAGCTCAATCTTCCCAAGAGTGGCGTGCACCGGCTGCTGGGTGCGCTGATCGCCCAGGGCTGGGTCGAGCAAGATGCGCAGACGAGCGCATACCGGCTCACGATGCGGCTCACGATCCTTGGCCAGAGCCTGTATAATTCGACCGGCATTCCCGATATATGCCAGCCTCTGCTGGATTCATTGGCCCGGGAGACCCAGGAATTCGTGCGGCTTGCCGTGATCGATGCGCATGCGCTCGTCTGGGTCGCCGATGCGCAGGGTGCGCGCGGCGGCCTGATGTACCAACCGCGTCTCACCACCAACACCGTGCCGCTGCATGCGACGGCGAGCGGCAAGTCCTGGCTGGCGAAACTGCCGCGTACCCAGGTTCACGAGCTCATCGCGCAGAACGGGGGTTTCGGCGAGCCGGGACAATTCGGACCGAACGCGGTCCATTCATTCGATGCGTTGTTCGAAGAGCTCGAGCGAACGCGCGAAAGGGGCTTCGGAACCGCTTTCAGCGAGGCCGAGCCCGGCGTCACGGCGGTTGCCGCGGCCTTCAGGTCAGGTACGAGCGGCCCCCCGGTCGGCACGATCAGCGTGGCCGGGCCGACCATTCGCATGGGTGAGATGCGCGTCGCCGAGCTTTCACGCCTCGTGATCCGATGCGCACAGGACCTCTCGGCTATCTGGCCCATCCGGCGTCGGCAGCGCTTCGTCCGTCAGCCGACCTCCTCTGCCGCCTAG
- a CDS encoding ABC transporter ATP-binding protein — translation MNSTDQKSGVPIVIRNVSKVFGEDSDKPFRALKRVDVEIPAGQFISVVGASGCGKSTLMLMVAGLLKRTTGEITVDGRSVTKPITDVGIAFQDHLLLEFRTAFENVMLHADIRGLDREMLASRAKDLFTQLRLTHAMDKYPRQLSGGMRQRVSLIRTLVHEPPVILMDEPFGALDALTRLQVRTDLENLWLRKRPTVIFITHSVEEAVGLSDRILVMSPSPGEVIDDITVELPRPRPIVLGDAPEFAAYVDRIHRQFERMGVLHGISLQPPAAA, via the coding sequence ATGAACAGCACCGATCAGAAGTCCGGCGTCCCGATCGTCATTCGCAACGTTTCGAAGGTCTTCGGAGAGGACAGCGACAAGCCCTTCCGGGCGCTCAAGCGTGTCGACGTCGAAATCCCCGCCGGCCAGTTCATCTCGGTCGTGGGCGCTTCAGGCTGTGGCAAGAGCACGCTGATGCTGATGGTGGCGGGCCTGCTGAAGCGCACGACCGGCGAGATCACGGTCGATGGGCGCTCGGTCACCAAGCCGATCACCGATGTCGGCATCGCCTTCCAGGATCATCTTCTGCTCGAGTTCCGCACCGCCTTCGAGAACGTGATGTTGCATGCCGACATCCGCGGGCTCGATCGCGAGATGCTGGCGAGCCGCGCGAAGGATCTCTTCACGCAGCTGCGGCTGACGCATGCCATGGACAAGTATCCGCGCCAGCTTTCCGGCGGCATGCGCCAGCGTGTCTCGCTGATCAGGACGCTGGTGCACGAGCCCCCGGTCATCCTGATGGACGAGCCGTTCGGCGCGCTGGACGCTCTCACCAGGCTCCAGGTGCGGACCGATCTCGAAAACCTCTGGCTTCGCAAGCGCCCCACGGTGATCTTCATCACCCACAGCGTCGAGGAGGCGGTCGGCCTTTCGGATCGCATCCTGGTGATGAGCCCCAGCCCCGGCGAGGTGATCGACGATATCACGGTCGAGTTGCCGCGCCCGCGCCCGATCGTCCTGGGCGATGCGCCCGAATTCGCCGCTTATGTCGATCGAATCCATCGCCAGTTCGAGCGCATGGGCGTGCTGCATGGGATTTCGCTTCAACCCCCGGCGGCAGCCTGA
- a CDS encoding SDR family NAD(P)-dependent oxidoreductase yields MRPFEDLRGKVTLITGAASGIGAAVTSAYAAAGARCAIHYRSSSTRAEQLSKEAREHGTEARIYRADLVREGAAAALVEDVVRDFGRLDVLICNAGGLVARTPLEQTTDAFFDDVINLNFRSVVATCAAAMPHLVQSRGNVILTGSIAARNGGSAGVSLYAAAKAAVQSLVRTGAKEFSDRGVRFNAVAPGVILTDFHKSTPPETLETFRNAIPLKRLGRAEDCVGAYLFLGSDVMSGYITGQVIEINGGQLTP; encoded by the coding sequence ATGCGTCCCTTCGAGGACCTCAGAGGCAAGGTAACCCTGATTACCGGCGCGGCAAGCGGAATTGGAGCAGCGGTTACATCAGCCTATGCCGCTGCCGGCGCGCGTTGCGCCATCCACTACCGGTCAAGCTCCACCCGGGCGGAGCAGCTTTCGAAAGAGGCGCGCGAACACGGCACGGAAGCGCGCATCTATCGGGCCGACCTGGTAAGGGAGGGCGCTGCGGCGGCGCTGGTTGAAGATGTCGTGAGGGATTTCGGCCGGCTCGACGTGCTGATCTGCAATGCCGGCGGCCTCGTTGCCCGCACGCCGCTCGAGCAGACGACCGACGCCTTTTTCGACGACGTCATCAACCTGAATTTCCGCTCGGTCGTGGCGACCTGCGCCGCGGCCATGCCTCACCTCGTGCAGTCCAGGGGCAATGTGATCCTCACCGGCTCGATCGCGGCACGCAACGGCGGATCGGCGGGCGTGAGCCTCTACGCCGCCGCGAAGGCCGCCGTGCAGAGCCTGGTCAGGACGGGCGCCAAGGAGTTCTCGGATCGCGGCGTGCGCTTCAACGCCGTGGCGCCGGGCGTCATCCTCACGGATTTCCACAAATCGACACCACCGGAGACGCTGGAAACGTTTCGGAACGCGATTCCGCTGAAGCGTCTCGGCCGGGCCGAGGACTGCGTCGGAGCTTACCTGTTTCTCGGAAGCGACGTGATGAGCGGATACATCACCGGGCAAGTCATCGAGATTAACGGCGGCCAACTGACGCCCTGA
- a CDS encoding enolase C-terminal domain-like protein — MNKIRAIDVYEFKFDVNDLGYDHNRAAIYKPGQTGKISKLAISIETESGSRGEYVSTWASPVLAIRQTHALAALLIGEDADARELIYDRCKRTLRKFDHIGYGVIDICLWDLAGKECNASISKMLGRYRSDLPAYASTTQGDPNGGLGSPEQYADFAEECLGYGYRGYKIHQHSADPREEAATITAVAQRVGGRMALMSDPSSEFMTLADAIYVGKACDEAEFLWYEDPYADCGTSAFGNRKLKEFVKTPLLITEHLRGVEPKADFVLAGGTDIVRADPEIDMGITGTMKIAHMAEALGLDVEVHGAGPAHRQAVASIRNTNFYELGLVHPKAGNPMTPPVYSCGYSDALTAVRSDGTFPVPEGPGLGVSYDWAFIEANTLEHRRFDASTI; from the coding sequence ATGAACAAGATTCGCGCCATAGATGTCTATGAATTCAAATTCGACGTGAACGATCTCGGATACGATCACAATCGCGCGGCGATATACAAGCCCGGACAGACGGGCAAGATTTCAAAGCTCGCCATTTCGATCGAAACCGAGTCCGGCAGCCGTGGCGAATACGTGTCGACCTGGGCGTCGCCGGTGCTGGCGATCCGGCAGACCCATGCGCTGGCCGCCCTGCTGATCGGCGAGGACGCCGACGCGCGCGAGCTGATCTACGACCGCTGCAAGCGCACGCTGCGCAAGTTCGATCATATCGGCTATGGCGTGATCGATATCTGCCTTTGGGACCTTGCCGGAAAGGAATGCAACGCATCCATCAGCAAGATGCTCGGCCGCTACCGGTCCGACCTGCCCGCCTATGCGAGCACCACGCAAGGCGACCCCAATGGCGGCCTCGGAAGCCCCGAGCAATATGCGGATTTCGCCGAGGAATGCCTCGGATACGGCTATCGCGGCTACAAGATCCACCAGCACAGCGCCGATCCCCGCGAGGAGGCGGCGACCATCACGGCGGTGGCGCAACGCGTCGGGGGCAGGATGGCCCTGATGTCGGATCCCTCGTCGGAGTTCATGACGCTGGCCGACGCGATCTATGTCGGCAAGGCCTGCGACGAGGCCGAATTCCTTTGGTACGAGGACCCCTATGCCGACTGCGGAACATCGGCATTCGGCAACAGGAAGCTGAAAGAATTCGTCAAGACCCCCCTGCTGATCACCGAGCACCTGCGGGGCGTCGAGCCCAAGGCCGACTTCGTGCTGGCCGGCGGAACCGACATCGTCCGCGCGGACCCTGAAATCGACATGGGGATCACGGGCACCATGAAGATCGCCCATATGGCGGAGGCGCTCGGCCTGGATGTCGAGGTCCATGGGGCGGGTCCCGCCCATCGTCAGGCCGTTGCCTCGATCCGCAATACGAATTTCTACGAGCTCGGGCTGGTTCACCCGAAAGCCGGAAATCCGATGACGCCACCGGTCTATAGCTGCGGCTACTCCGATGCCCTGACGGCCGTGCGATCCGACGGAACCTTCCCCGTTCCCGAAGGGCCGGGATTGGGCGTAAGCTATGACTGGGCGTTCATCGAGGCCAATACGCTCGAGCACCGGAGGTTCGATGCATCGACGATCTGA
- a CDS encoding ABC transporter permease — protein sequence MKRRRSESSSVSVLISLAILMVIWEGAVRVFSIPAFLLPPPTLIFAEIVKNHRILLIHAQATLSVILTGFLCSAVIGIPLAFAISFSGFFRRTVYPMIVFSQLIPKIALAPIFVIWFGFGFLPKVLIAFLVSFFGVVIQSIVGFTSLRPEAVRVAQSMGANTFDLFRKVRLPHALPNIFAGLKLAIASASIGAIVGEFIASQQGLGYLVLIANAELNTPLSFAGMLLLSLMGVGLYFIVETAERFFTGWHVSQRLGNA from the coding sequence ATGAAACGCCGTCGATCAGAGTCATCATCAGTCAGTGTTCTGATTTCCCTGGCGATCCTGATGGTGATTTGGGAGGGGGCGGTTCGGGTGTTTTCGATACCGGCATTCCTGCTGCCGCCGCCGACCTTGATATTCGCGGAGATCGTGAAGAATCACCGCATATTGCTCATCCATGCTCAAGCGACGTTAAGCGTTATTCTGACTGGTTTTCTCTGCTCCGCCGTGATCGGCATTCCCCTGGCCTTCGCTATTTCTTTCTCCGGATTCTTTCGACGCACGGTTTATCCCATGATCGTGTTCTCGCAGCTGATACCGAAGATCGCGCTCGCTCCAATCTTCGTCATCTGGTTCGGATTCGGTTTCCTGCCGAAGGTGCTGATCGCATTCCTCGTTTCGTTCTTCGGCGTGGTGATCCAGTCGATTGTCGGCTTCACATCGCTCCGGCCCGAAGCGGTTCGCGTCGCGCAGTCGATGGGTGCCAACACGTTCGATCTGTTTCGGAAGGTCCGGCTGCCGCATGCTCTTCCGAATATTTTCGCCGGCCTCAAGCTGGCGATCGCCTCTGCTTCGATCGGCGCGATCGTCGGAGAGTTCATCGCTTCGCAGCAGGGTCTCGGCTATCTGGTTCTGATCGCGAACGCCGAGCTGAATACGCCACTATCCTTCGCCGGGATGCTGCTGCTTAGCTTGATGGGTGTTGGATTATATTTCATCGTCGAAACAGCTGAGCGGTTTTTTACCGGATGGCATGTTTCACAAAGACTTGGAAATGCATGA
- a CDS encoding ABC transporter substrate-binding protein: MADDALAACRRPVTTRTMNTSGRGLMKAWIKQSLAITALAAGLGFAVGATAQTPVTFQLNWTAGGPNAGFAAAVGEGYYKAAGLDVTIVQGNGSGNTAQLVASGRSELAYADAVAVAQLIAKGAPMKMVSTIYQSNPNAVNALKKTGIKSIADLKGKKIGVPAGGSQGPMLPLLLEANGLKESDMTLLNMPVAAMVPSLLQGQVDAILGSTDSYQIQLEQQGAELTNFPFADHGVPTVATSIFASNEYAKKNPDVIKKFIAASLKGWSFALDNPAKAIEHTKALFPDMNVKLATAELAAITPLFCSGGAKFIGKAEDAHWARTQKLLSEVKLLPAGQDPKSYYTNEFLPADGEMRACK, translated from the coding sequence GTGGCTGATGACGCCCTGGCAGCGTGCCGGCGGCCGGTAACAACTCGGACTATGAACACTTCAGGGAGAGGTCTCATGAAAGCTTGGATTAAGCAGTCTCTGGCTATCACCGCACTTGCCGCGGGCCTGGGCTTTGCGGTTGGCGCAACGGCGCAGACGCCCGTCACTTTCCAGCTGAACTGGACCGCGGGCGGCCCGAACGCCGGCTTCGCGGCGGCGGTCGGCGAGGGCTACTACAAGGCGGCGGGGCTCGATGTCACGATCGTCCAGGGCAACGGCTCCGGCAATACGGCCCAGCTCGTCGCCAGCGGCCGGTCGGAGCTCGCTTATGCGGACGCGGTCGCGGTCGCCCAGCTGATCGCCAAGGGCGCCCCGATGAAGATGGTCTCGACGATCTATCAGTCGAACCCGAACGCGGTGAATGCCCTCAAGAAGACCGGCATCAAGTCGATCGCGGATCTGAAGGGCAAGAAGATCGGTGTTCCCGCCGGCGGCTCCCAGGGTCCGATGCTGCCCTTGCTGCTGGAGGCCAACGGGCTGAAGGAATCCGACATGACCCTTCTGAACATGCCCGTGGCGGCCATGGTTCCCTCGCTGCTGCAGGGGCAGGTCGATGCCATCCTCGGATCGACGGACTCCTACCAGATCCAGCTGGAGCAGCAGGGCGCCGAGCTCACGAACTTCCCCTTCGCCGATCACGGCGTGCCGACGGTCGCGACCTCGATCTTCGCGTCCAACGAATACGCCAAGAAGAACCCGGACGTCATCAAGAAGTTCATCGCGGCGAGCCTGAAGGGATGGTCGTTCGCGCTCGACAACCCCGCCAAGGCGATCGAGCATACCAAAGCCCTGTTCCCGGATATGAACGTCAAGCTGGCGACCGCCGAGCTCGCGGCCATCACGCCGCTGTTCTGCAGCGGCGGTGCGAAGTTCATCGGGAAGGCCGAGGACGCGCACTGGGCGCGCACCCAGAAGCTTCTTTCCGAGGTGAAGCTCTTGCCGGCGGGACAGGACCCGAAGAGCTACTACACCAACGAGTTTCTTCCGGCGGATGGCGAAATGCGCGCCTGCAAGTAA